From Streptomyces sp. TLI_053, a single genomic window includes:
- a CDS encoding discoidin domain-containing protein, whose protein sequence is MSRRRIPRLLGAALGTAVLGLTPTIAGAAPGPAAAPAAVSAATGTQPYASYWYPNTILGWDPATDPDARFNRARVPLQPRTADPALKANPNARAGEGRIASLVSFGPTSNNPSQGSTDSNYYAFGYWQYVDKLVFWGGSAGEGLILAPNPTVIDAAHRNGVKVYGTVFFPPAAYGGQLQWVRDFVQKSGSRYPVADKLVQAAQYYGFDGWFVNQETGGGDSALAGQVRDLMQYTKAQSGTEFMWYDAMTESGSVSWQNALTTANDAFLQDGAKRTSDSMFLNFNWSSGGLDSSRTLARGLGRGEYELYSGIDTEANGYNTGVDWNALFPAGKPHTTSLGLYRPEWTWKSSTDRADYLTKDARYWVGANNDPSNTSTSSSWKGLASYVAESTPVTAKPFVTNFSSGEGDFYNAAGTRVATGGWNNLSLQDVPPTYHWLVESAGSKVTPSVDFADAYEGGSSLRLTGTPSAVNTVRLYQSRLPVAADTKLSVVLKTPAAGATRLAAAVSFTDAPTTFTTLDLGATTGTGWERRTLDLSAYAGRTIAQIGLRTTGTGSAYDLRIGQLAVYDGTVDAPAAPSGLTLLGAADVVAGSSQSLRLAWTPSAGGNVHHYELYRRNADGTRGYLGATPSDAFFVNRLDRAGTEASTTVEVEAVSTEFGRSTVAATTVPWTGTPPTGTNLALGRPATASGQCNTDEGPAKAVNGTVNGGNGDKWCTLSSAKWLEVDLGSAKPLTKFVVKHAQAGGESAAYNTRDFSVQVRSAATDPWTTVATVTGNTAGTTTHPVTTTARYVRLVVTKPTQGTDPAARIYEFEAWGA, encoded by the coding sequence ATGTCACGACGAAGGATCCCCCGCCTCCTCGGCGCCGCCCTCGGCACAGCCGTCCTGGGCCTGACCCCGACGATCGCCGGGGCCGCCCCCGGCCCGGCGGCCGCCCCCGCCGCGGTGAGTGCCGCCACCGGCACCCAGCCCTACGCCTCCTACTGGTACCCGAACACCATCCTCGGCTGGGACCCGGCCACCGACCCGGACGCCCGGTTCAACCGCGCCCGCGTGCCGCTCCAGCCCCGCACCGCCGACCCGGCTCTCAAGGCGAACCCCAACGCCCGTGCGGGCGAAGGGAGGATCGCCTCCCTGGTCTCCTTCGGGCCCACCTCCAACAACCCCTCGCAGGGCTCCACCGACTCCAACTACTACGCCTTCGGCTACTGGCAGTACGTCGACAAGCTGGTGTTCTGGGGCGGCTCGGCCGGTGAGGGCCTCATCCTCGCCCCCAACCCGACCGTGATCGACGCCGCCCACCGCAACGGCGTCAAGGTCTACGGCACGGTCTTCTTCCCGCCCGCCGCGTACGGCGGCCAACTCCAGTGGGTGCGCGACTTCGTGCAGAAGTCCGGCAGCCGCTACCCCGTCGCCGACAAACTCGTCCAGGCCGCCCAGTACTACGGCTTCGACGGCTGGTTCGTCAACCAGGAGACCGGCGGCGGCGATTCGGCCCTCGCCGGCCAGGTCCGCGACCTGATGCAGTACACCAAGGCTCAGAGCGGGACCGAGTTCATGTGGTACGACGCCATGACCGAGTCCGGATCGGTCAGTTGGCAGAACGCCCTGACCACGGCCAACGACGCCTTCCTCCAGGACGGTGCGAAGCGCACCTCCGACTCGATGTTCCTCAACTTCAACTGGTCGTCCGGCGGCCTGGACTCCTCGCGCACCCTGGCCCGGGGCCTCGGCCGGGGCGAGTACGAGCTCTACTCCGGCATCGACACCGAGGCGAACGGCTACAACACCGGCGTCGACTGGAACGCGCTCTTCCCGGCCGGAAAACCGCACACCACCTCGCTCGGCCTCTACCGCCCCGAGTGGACCTGGAAGTCGTCGACCGACCGGGCCGACTACCTCACCAAGGACGCCCGGTACTGGGTCGGCGCCAACAACGACCCCTCCAACACCTCCACCTCCTCCTCCTGGAAGGGCCTGGCGAGCTACGTCGCCGAGTCCACCCCGGTCACCGCCAAGCCCTTCGTCACCAACTTCTCCTCCGGCGAGGGCGACTTCTACAACGCGGCCGGCACCCGGGTCGCCACCGGAGGCTGGAACAACCTCTCGCTCCAGGACGTGCCGCCCACCTACCACTGGCTGGTGGAGTCGGCCGGCAGCAAGGTGACCCCGTCGGTCGACTTCGCCGACGCCTACGAGGGCGGCTCCTCGCTGCGCCTCACCGGGACGCCGAGCGCCGTCAACACCGTGCGGTTGTACCAGAGCAGGCTGCCGGTCGCGGCCGACACCAAGCTGTCGGTGGTGCTGAAGACCCCGGCCGCCGGTGCCACCCGCCTCGCCGCCGCGGTCTCCTTCACCGACGCGCCGACCACCTTCACCACCCTCGACCTGGGCGCCACCACCGGCACCGGCTGGGAGCGCAGGACCCTCGACCTGTCCGCCTACGCCGGCCGCACCATCGCCCAGATCGGTCTGCGGACCACCGGCACCGGCTCGGCCTACGACCTGCGGATCGGCCAACTCGCGGTGTACGACGGCACGGTGGACGCACCGGCGGCACCGTCCGGGCTGACCCTGCTCGGCGCGGCCGACGTGGTGGCCGGGAGCAGCCAGTCGCTCCGGCTCGCCTGGACGCCGTCCGCCGGCGGGAACGTGCACCACTACGAGCTGTACCGCCGCAACGCCGACGGCACCCGGGGGTACCTGGGCGCCACCCCGTCGGACGCCTTCTTCGTCAACCGGCTCGACCGCGCGGGAACGGAGGCGAGCACCACCGTCGAGGTCGAGGCCGTGTCCACCGAGTTCGGCCGCTCCACCGTCGCCGCCACCACCGTCCCCTGGACCGGCACCCCGCCCACCGGCACCAACCTGGCACTGGGCCGCCCGGCCACCGCCTCCGGACAGTGCAACACCGACGAGGGCCCGGCCAAGGCCGTCAACGGCACCGTCAACGGCGGCAACGGGGACAAGTGGTGCACCCTCAGCAGTGCCAAGTGGCTGGAGGTGGACCTCGGTTCGGCGAAGCCGCTGACGAAGTTCGTGGTCAAGCACGCGCAGGCGGGCGGTGAGAGCGCCGCGTACAACACCCGGGACTTCTCGGTCCAGGTCCGCTCCGCCGCCACCGACCCGTGGACCACCGTCGCCACCGTCACCGGCAACACCGCCGGCACCACCACCCACCCCGTGACCACCACGGCCCGGTACGTCCGGCTGGTGGTGACCAAACCGACCCAGGGCACCGATCCGGCCGCCCGGATCTACGAGTTCGAGGCCTGGGGCGCCTGA
- a CDS encoding LacI family DNA-binding transcriptional regulator yields the protein MGRPTIADIARRAGVSKGAVSFALNGRPGVSEATRARILQVAEEMNWRPHSAARALGGARADAVGLVIARPARTIGVEPFFSQLLSGLQAVLSAHSVALHLMVVEDTAAEIEVYRRWTSEHRVDGFIVVDLQLRDPRLAVLDALGLPAVVLGGPGKGAGPLRIWADDREAMLSIVDYLAAVGHRRIAHLAGLPHFQHTQRRIRALRDASRRLGLEEALSVPTDFSDAEGAAATRTLLSRPRRPTAIVYDSDVMAVAGLGVAGEMGVAVPGELSIVSFDDSVLARIVHPPLTALSRDTFALGEQVARSLLAVIDGTGPDRDLQMPTPRLTVRESTSPPAGGSPVGVNSTGTVDSASEPV from the coding sequence GTGGGCAGACCGACCATCGCCGACATCGCCCGTCGGGCGGGCGTCTCCAAGGGCGCGGTGTCCTTCGCGCTCAACGGCCGCCCGGGGGTGAGCGAGGCGACCAGGGCCCGGATCCTCCAGGTCGCCGAGGAGATGAACTGGCGGCCGCACAGCGCGGCCCGGGCCCTCGGCGGGGCCAGGGCGGACGCGGTCGGACTGGTGATCGCCCGCCCGGCCAGGACCATCGGGGTCGAGCCGTTCTTCAGCCAGCTGCTCTCCGGCCTCCAGGCGGTGCTGTCCGCGCACTCCGTCGCCCTGCACCTGATGGTGGTCGAGGACACCGCGGCCGAGATCGAGGTCTACCGCCGCTGGACGTCCGAGCACCGGGTCGACGGCTTCATCGTGGTCGACCTCCAGCTGCGCGACCCCAGGCTCGCCGTACTGGACGCCCTCGGCCTGCCCGCCGTCGTGCTCGGCGGGCCGGGCAAGGGCGCCGGGCCGCTGCGGATCTGGGCCGACGACCGCGAGGCGATGCTCTCCATCGTCGACTACCTGGCCGCCGTCGGGCACCGGCGGATCGCCCACCTGGCCGGGCTGCCGCACTTCCAGCACACCCAGCGGCGGATCCGGGCGCTGCGCGACGCCTCCCGCCGGCTCGGGCTGGAGGAGGCGCTCTCGGTGCCGACCGACTTCAGCGACGCCGAGGGCGCCGCGGCCACCCGCACCCTGCTCTCGCGGCCCCGGCGGCCCACCGCGATCGTCTACGACAGCGACGTGATGGCGGTGGCCGGCCTCGGTGTGGCGGGGGAGATGGGCGTCGCGGTGCCCGGGGAGCTGTCCATCGTCTCCTTCGACGACTCGGTGCTCGCCCGGATCGTGCACCCGCCGCTCACCGCGCTGAGCCGGGACACCTTCGCGCTCGGCGAGCAGGTGGCGCGCAGCCTGCTCGCGGTGATCGACGGCACCGGCCCGGACCGTGACCTGCAGATGCCGACCCCGCGGCTGACCGTGCGGGAGTCCACCTCGCCGCCGGCCGGCGGTTCACCGGTGGGTGTGAACTCCACCGGCACCGTTGACAGCGCCTCTGAACCGGTTTAG
- a CDS encoding extracellular solute-binding protein, which produces MRRIRAAVTTAVLTATLATGCGLGSDGSSGSGDSAASAAATGEVKGKVSLQTWALKPKFTAYVQGVIDGFKQKYPGVEVDWLDQPGEGYSDKVLSQAAAGTLPDVVNLPPDFALPLAKQGLLLDVAKADPKAAEEYVTGGLDAYRFAGQDGTFGYPWYLNTDVNYWNAELLTKYGLDPKKLPTTLDELIAQARTFKEKAGGSAYLMSRKPGLGDLVDAGVKVMAEDGRSFTFNTPEAAAVLDKYRAAFKEGLLPNDVLTDTYAGNSKLFTAGTAAWTTAGANFITAVATDNPTLAPKIVSSPSMGTPPLYVQGVSVPRNTKNPAAAVALARWVTSPENQAAFSRLTSIFPSTKASANDPLFSKSDGSNAGDAKVVAFTSLARAKMLQPVQVDDAMSTIVKQQFTLAISGDTSSKQALDTAVERCNQLLKG; this is translated from the coding sequence ATGCGTAGAATCCGGGCGGCAGTCACGACGGCGGTACTCACCGCGACCCTGGCCACCGGCTGCGGACTCGGCTCCGACGGCAGCTCCGGCAGCGGCGACAGTGCGGCGAGCGCCGCCGCCACCGGCGAGGTCAAGGGCAAGGTCTCGCTCCAGACCTGGGCGCTGAAGCCCAAGTTCACCGCCTATGTGCAGGGCGTGATCGACGGCTTCAAGCAGAAGTACCCGGGCGTCGAGGTCGACTGGCTGGACCAGCCCGGCGAGGGCTACTCCGACAAGGTGCTCAGCCAGGCCGCCGCCGGCACCCTGCCCGACGTGGTCAACCTCCCACCGGACTTCGCCCTTCCGCTGGCGAAGCAGGGCCTGCTGCTGGACGTCGCCAAGGCCGACCCGAAGGCCGCCGAGGAGTACGTGACCGGCGGCCTCGACGCCTACCGCTTCGCGGGCCAGGACGGCACCTTCGGCTATCCCTGGTACCTCAACACCGACGTCAACTACTGGAACGCCGAGCTGCTGACCAAGTACGGCCTGGACCCGAAGAAGCTCCCCACCACCCTGGACGAACTCATCGCCCAGGCCAGGACCTTCAAGGAGAAGGCCGGCGGCTCCGCCTACCTGATGAGCCGAAAGCCCGGCCTCGGCGACCTGGTCGACGCGGGCGTCAAGGTGATGGCCGAGGACGGCAGGTCGTTCACCTTCAACACCCCCGAGGCCGCGGCCGTACTGGACAAGTACCGCGCCGCGTTCAAGGAGGGGCTGCTGCCGAACGACGTCCTCACCGACACCTACGCCGGCAACTCCAAGCTCTTCACCGCCGGCACCGCGGCCTGGACCACCGCCGGGGCCAACTTCATCACCGCCGTCGCCACCGACAACCCCACCCTCGCCCCGAAGATCGTCTCCTCCCCGTCGATGGGCACCCCTCCGCTCTACGTCCAGGGCGTGTCCGTGCCCAGGAACACCAAGAACCCGGCCGCCGCCGTGGCCCTGGCCCGCTGGGTCACCAGCCCGGAGAACCAGGCCGCCTTCTCCCGGCTGACCAGCATCTTCCCCTCCACCAAGGCCTCCGCGAACGACCCGCTGTTCAGCAAGTCGGACGGCAGCAACGCCGGCGACGCCAAGGTCGTCGCCTTCACCTCGCTGGCCAGGGCCAAGATGCTCCAGCCGGTCCAGGTGGACGACGCCATGAGCACCATCGTCAAGCAGCAGTTCACCCTCGCGATCAGCGGCGACACCAGCTCCAAGCAGGCCCTGGACACCGCCGTCGAGCGGTGCAACCAGCTCCTCAAGGGCTAG